In a genomic window of Dyadobacter fermentans DSM 18053:
- a CDS encoding response regulator transcription factor, whose protein sequence is MEQPHLLFIDDEIQYSELTKEYLEMKGCTVMLKHDGQAGLDAFKSRPFDLCVLDIKMPKKDGFTLAEEIKEIDETIPIIFLTGQSLKEDKIRGLTLGADDYLTKPFSMEELYLRIRAILKRVKLHEKARRTSHFEWGHSRFDPELRELTVSGQTIKLTSIESKLLKLFCEHQNKVLTRDAAMMGIWGDEEHYRGYSLNVYVSKLRKFLKADPAVEILNLHGEGYKLIFKPAVA, encoded by the coding sequence ATGGAACAGCCACATCTGTTGTTCATCGACGACGAGATCCAGTACAGCGAACTCACCAAGGAATATCTCGAAATGAAGGGCTGCACGGTAATGCTCAAACACGATGGCCAGGCCGGGCTCGACGCTTTCAAATCGCGACCTTTCGATTTGTGCGTACTCGATATCAAAATGCCTAAAAAAGACGGTTTCACGCTGGCAGAGGAGATCAAGGAGATAGACGAAACCATCCCTATCATATTTCTGACCGGGCAATCCCTCAAGGAAGATAAAATTCGCGGCCTGACGCTTGGCGCCGACGATTACCTCACAAAACCTTTCAGCATGGAAGAGCTCTACCTGCGGATCAGGGCCATTCTGAAACGGGTGAAGCTGCATGAAAAGGCGAGGCGCACAAGCCACTTCGAGTGGGGCCATTCCCGTTTCGATCCGGAATTACGTGAGCTGACGGTCTCCGGGCAAACAATCAAGCTGACGTCCATCGAGTCCAAGCTTCTCAAACTTTTTTGTGAACATCAGAACAAAGTCCTCACGCGCGACGCCGCCATGATGGGCATCTGGGGAGACGAGGAACATTACCGCGGATACAGCCTGAATGTGTATGTAAGCAAACTCCGCAAGTTCCTCAAAGCCGACCCGGCTGTGGAGATCCTCAACCTGCATGGCGAGGGCTACAAACTGATCTTCAAACCCGCAGTGGCATGA
- a CDS encoding Hpt domain-containing protein, translated as MTMNLSLLQNLMGGDDRLVTRFITIFKTQVPQQVASLPQLYENGEWEALSTTLHGLKTQFNYVGLADLAEQMRHLEALVDQGDTSSTGPQLAAFQGTFDHFWATAFPAG; from the coding sequence ATGACAATGAATTTATCGTTGCTCCAAAACCTGATGGGCGGCGACGACAGGCTGGTCACACGCTTCATCACAATATTTAAAACGCAGGTGCCGCAACAGGTCGCATCCCTGCCGCAACTGTACGAAAACGGCGAATGGGAGGCACTTTCCACCACGCTCCACGGCCTCAAAACCCAGTTCAATTATGTAGGGTTGGCTGATCTTGCAGAACAAATGCGGCACTTGGAAGCACTTGTCGACCAGGGAGACACATCGTCGACAGGCCCACAGCTCGCGGCATTCCAGGGCACTTTCGATCATTTTTGGGCTACTGCATTTCCGGCCGGATGA
- a CDS encoding AAA family ATPase encodes MGLETIQIPDYQLTQQIYKEGDTLLCRAVKESTGREVILKVSPQAAGSDADTGMVLPWNDVFGRVLNHVRFIRTESHQITELENFTGIHLPQYLDNHAIDLPAAAAIASGLVRTVEELHYLGITHPDLRPAHFLINPGTLEVRLADLACAYRGTSGESAHGRGAIGLHYISPEQSGLTDVPVDYRSEYYHLGVMLYRLFTGKLPFNSTDPNELVHAHIARAPLWPADAPELPGIITLKLLAKKPGDRYQTTRGLLEDLAYCANVAGSGAEGFVSGRYDQPGVLRLPGQLYGRENELAALLAAYGRIGERNELALISGQSGIGKSSLVAALENQLERAGALFVSGKFDQYVQNIPFEGVIKSLKQLVGKISGMDAGHWKTAILDAVGTLGQIVIDVIPEMQQIIGRQPAVERLPPLEAQNRFVNVFTRFINVFTKKEHPLVIFLDDLHWADLSSLRFLSRITHSVEGSNLLIIGTYRDNEVSASHPLRAAIHDLDGRQSALTQITIAPLQREDIAALVADTFSCPGQAALPVAEIILAGTLGNPYFVRETIADFCQQGLIHYDPGRRRWEWDIAALNGNARSGSSQQLLAAKINHLTAHARHAVMTASCIGTEFDLTVLSALLDKTPQETGEDLQEALAENLLRITASRQPQEHYLIQSKYIFVHDQVQQAAYDLLSEAQQVEIHLHIGYFLLERLSSAERDAQLFEIVNHFNYCRAFTGEAERCSVARLNLEAGQKAKASSAYSVAFAYFTKGREMLVPEDWHRDHPLAFSLHVQCAEAAYLAGHPEASLGIAGLALARVEKWEDKVEIRDVQIRGLILSRQHERAVALSLDVLRELKITFPREPGNRHIIAAYLKSKWLLRGRNIASLAELPAMTDARTLAAMRVLQNITAIVFARQPALYPLMVIKMMELSLRYGVAAESAITFTTYGAIVNAIEGNPGACYGFGNLALSLAEHTGGVARERTLLVYNIVNRPWGEHINNSLEPLRRSYEKGIEMGDLEYCTYASSSYAFHLLLSGKNLRWCKHEMLRFNEPPRALSREPMTHFNEPLIQTVANLLGENDDPVRLTGAYFDEKPDFSAILGQNDRSRMFASFVYKMILAYLSGDMLRATEHAVHAVPFIDAARASLFEPLHSFFLGLANVALYRGTSRRTGQMRVADVHRRKLRRLARLVPVNFEHRYLLLDAEILAVRGKSMEAIARYDQSILAALENGHPHEAALANELCGRYWTDKGQAKTGLIYLQSALEGYREWGCVLKERQLTAAFPVLSQAPPAQPGTPVHAGESIASTLDLSTLMKASATISSEVVFSQLMEKLMQFAIENAGAQAGYFVLDWGGELVIEATRSVVNESSDLRKIPLAESAEVPVSMIGHVFREKTDIILHDARMSAFKNDPVVKARQVLSALCIPALNQGKVVGALYLENNLATAVFTLERTQLIKLLSGQIAVAIENAILYEKLEQKVAVRTAEIQVQKEEIERQKQLVEQKSRFKEQFFANMSHEIRTPMTAILGMSELIFDTPLNEKQLEYARGIRYSSENLLAIINDVLDYSKIEAGKFSFINKPFQVGDRMERLGYILRVIAEEKGLELRITVDSDVSPQVIGDPIRLHQILLNLAGNAVKFTENGSVSIHVAVLSRDAGQEQLQFSVADTGIGIAEDKLEYIFETFTRIDDDSNSRQSGTGLGLFIARKLVEEQGGRMQVTSRVGHGTEFRFDLTFEICSTLEDHDDPRADVLLTGLSVLLVEDNLFNQVVAEETLKKMIRDVRVTVADNGAIALQKLDETHFDIILMDVKMPVMDGYTATRAIRARENGARVPILAFTSNANPTEAEKCRDAGMDDYITKPIEAKKLKYKIRKLVQSRETAASTPTIIRPEMQ; translated from the coding sequence ATGGGTCTCGAAACGATTCAAATTCCCGATTACCAGCTCACCCAGCAGATTTACAAAGAGGGTGATACCTTGCTTTGCCGCGCCGTGAAGGAAAGCACCGGCCGCGAGGTGATCCTGAAAGTGTCGCCGCAGGCGGCCGGCAGCGACGCCGATACCGGCATGGTTTTGCCGTGGAACGATGTATTCGGGCGCGTGCTCAACCATGTCCGCTTCATCCGCACCGAAAGCCACCAGATTACCGAGCTGGAAAATTTTACCGGCATTCATTTGCCGCAATACCTCGACAACCATGCCATTGACCTGCCTGCCGCAGCGGCCATCGCCTCCGGGCTCGTCCGCACGGTGGAGGAGCTGCATTACCTGGGCATCACGCACCCCGACCTGCGTCCGGCCCATTTCCTGATCAACCCCGGCACGCTGGAAGTGAGGCTCGCTGACCTTGCCTGTGCATATCGAGGGACTTCCGGCGAAAGTGCTCACGGCCGGGGAGCCATCGGCCTGCATTATATCTCGCCCGAGCAAAGCGGCCTTACCGACGTACCAGTGGATTATCGCTCGGAGTACTACCACCTGGGTGTGATGCTCTACCGGTTATTTACCGGCAAATTGCCGTTCAACAGCACCGATCCCAACGAACTTGTACATGCGCATATCGCACGAGCGCCTCTGTGGCCGGCGGATGCCCCCGAGCTTCCGGGTATTATTACGCTGAAACTCCTCGCCAAGAAGCCCGGCGACCGCTACCAGACCACCCGCGGACTGCTGGAAGATCTTGCTTACTGCGCGAATGTCGCCGGAAGCGGAGCAGAGGGCTTCGTTTCCGGCAGGTACGACCAGCCCGGCGTGCTGCGGCTACCCGGCCAGCTGTATGGCCGGGAAAATGAGCTGGCTGCGCTGCTGGCGGCTTACGGGCGCATTGGCGAGCGCAACGAACTGGCTTTGATTTCGGGCCAGTCGGGGATAGGCAAGTCGTCGCTTGTAGCGGCATTGGAAAACCAGCTGGAACGTGCGGGGGCGCTGTTTGTTTCCGGCAAGTTTGACCAGTATGTCCAGAATATTCCTTTTGAAGGCGTCATCAAATCACTGAAACAATTGGTGGGCAAGATCTCCGGAATGGATGCTGGTCACTGGAAAACGGCCATCCTGGATGCCGTAGGCACTTTGGGGCAGATCGTAATCGATGTCATTCCTGAAATGCAGCAGATCATCGGACGTCAGCCAGCCGTAGAACGGTTGCCGCCGCTGGAAGCGCAAAACCGGTTCGTGAATGTTTTTACCCGGTTTATCAATGTATTTACCAAAAAGGAACACCCGCTGGTGATCTTCCTCGACGACCTGCACTGGGCGGACCTGTCCAGTCTGCGCTTTTTGAGCCGCATCACCCATTCGGTAGAAGGGAGCAACCTGCTGATCATCGGTACCTACCGCGACAATGAAGTATCCGCTTCGCATCCCCTGCGCGCGGCCATTCACGACCTGGACGGCAGGCAATCGGCATTAACGCAGATTACGATTGCACCGCTCCAACGGGAAGACATTGCCGCACTGGTAGCCGACACTTTTTCATGCCCCGGGCAGGCCGCATTGCCGGTCGCCGAGATCATCCTGGCCGGCACGCTGGGCAATCCATATTTTGTTCGCGAAACCATCGCCGATTTCTGCCAGCAGGGGCTGATCCATTACGATCCCGGCAGGCGGCGCTGGGAGTGGGATATCGCGGCTTTGAACGGCAACGCCAGGTCAGGGTCGTCGCAGCAGCTGCTGGCTGCCAAAATCAACCACCTTACAGCTCACGCCCGCCATGCAGTGATGACGGCCTCGTGCATCGGAACGGAGTTTGACCTAACGGTGCTTTCGGCGCTGCTCGACAAGACGCCGCAGGAAACAGGCGAAGACCTGCAAGAAGCGCTGGCCGAAAACCTGCTCCGCATTACCGCAAGCCGTCAGCCGCAGGAGCACTATCTGATTCAAAGCAAATACATTTTCGTACACGATCAGGTGCAGCAGGCGGCCTATGATCTGCTGTCGGAGGCACAACAGGTTGAAATACATCTTCATATCGGCTATTTTTTACTGGAAAGACTTTCATCAGCCGAGCGCGACGCGCAGCTTTTTGAAATTGTCAATCATTTCAATTACTGCCGTGCTTTTACCGGCGAAGCGGAGAGGTGCAGCGTTGCCAGGCTCAATCTGGAAGCCGGTCAGAAGGCCAAGGCATCATCGGCCTATTCAGTCGCATTTGCTTATTTCACCAAAGGCAGGGAAATGCTTGTTCCGGAAGATTGGCACCGGGATCACCCGCTGGCGTTTTCATTGCATGTTCAATGCGCGGAAGCAGCATATTTGGCCGGTCATCCGGAGGCAAGCCTCGGAATAGCCGGCCTGGCGCTGGCCCGGGTTGAGAAATGGGAAGATAAGGTCGAGATACGGGACGTGCAGATCCGTGGACTCATTCTCAGCCGACAGCATGAGCGCGCCGTAGCGCTATCGCTCGATGTGCTCCGGGAACTGAAAATCACATTCCCACGCGAGCCCGGCAACCGGCACATTATCGCCGCCTACCTGAAATCGAAATGGTTGCTGCGTGGGAGAAATATTGCCTCGCTCGCAGAGCTGCCGGCCATGACCGACGCCCGGACGCTTGCTGCCATGCGCGTTTTGCAAAATATCACGGCCATTGTGTTTGCCCGCCAGCCGGCGCTGTACCCACTGATGGTGATCAAAATGATGGAATTGTCGCTTCGATACGGGGTGGCTGCCGAGTCGGCGATTACGTTCACCACCTACGGCGCGATCGTGAATGCGATCGAGGGCAATCCGGGGGCTTGCTATGGGTTCGGGAACCTGGCCCTGTCGCTGGCCGAACACACGGGCGGGGTGGCCCGTGAGCGCACTTTGCTCGTGTACAACATTGTGAACAGGCCCTGGGGCGAGCACATTAATAATTCCCTGGAACCGCTTCGCAGGTCTTACGAAAAAGGCATTGAAATGGGCGACCTCGAATACTGCACTTATGCATCGAGCTCGTATGCGTTCCATTTGCTGCTGTCGGGCAAAAACCTGCGGTGGTGCAAGCACGAAATGCTGCGGTTTAACGAACCACCGCGGGCACTTTCACGGGAGCCCATGACGCACTTCAATGAGCCGCTGATCCAGACCGTGGCCAACCTCCTGGGTGAAAACGACGATCCTGTGCGGCTTACCGGAGCGTATTTTGATGAAAAGCCTGATTTCTCGGCTATCCTGGGCCAGAACGACCGTTCGAGAATGTTTGCCAGTTTCGTTTACAAAATGATCCTGGCGTATTTGTCGGGCGATATGCTGCGTGCGACGGAACATGCCGTGCATGCGGTGCCCTTTATCGATGCCGCACGCGCATCGCTTTTCGAGCCGCTTCACAGCTTCTTTTTGGGTTTGGCCAATGTGGCATTATACCGCGGGACCAGTCGCCGGACCGGGCAAATGCGTGTGGCCGACGTACACCGCCGCAAACTTCGGCGCCTTGCCAGGCTGGTACCGGTTAATTTTGAGCACCGCTACCTGTTGCTGGATGCCGAAATACTGGCCGTGCGGGGAAAGAGCATGGAGGCGATCGCACGTTACGACCAGTCGATCCTGGCTGCGCTTGAAAACGGTCATCCGCATGAAGCTGCCTTGGCCAACGAACTGTGCGGGCGGTACTGGACGGACAAAGGACAGGCAAAAACAGGACTGATTTACCTGCAATCCGCATTGGAAGGTTACCGCGAATGGGGCTGTGTGCTGAAAGAACGACAACTTACCGCCGCATTTCCCGTACTCTCGCAAGCCCCGCCCGCGCAGCCCGGTACGCCAGTCCATGCGGGTGAAAGCATTGCCTCCACGCTCGATCTGTCCACATTGATGAAGGCTTCTGCCACCATTTCCAGCGAGGTGGTATTCAGCCAGCTGATGGAAAAACTCATGCAATTCGCCATCGAAAACGCGGGCGCACAGGCGGGCTACTTTGTGCTGGATTGGGGCGGCGAGCTGGTGATCGAGGCGACGCGCTCCGTGGTGAATGAATCGAGCGACCTCCGTAAAATACCGCTGGCCGAATCAGCCGAGGTGCCAGTTTCCATGATCGGGCATGTTTTTCGGGAAAAGACGGACATCATCCTTCACGACGCCCGTATGAGCGCATTCAAAAATGATCCGGTCGTGAAAGCGCGTCAGGTGCTCTCCGCATTGTGCATCCCGGCACTCAACCAGGGTAAGGTCGTAGGCGCACTTTACCTGGAAAATAACCTTGCTACCGCCGTTTTTACCCTGGAACGCACGCAGTTGATCAAACTACTTTCGGGCCAGATCGCCGTCGCGATCGAGAATGCGATTTTGTATGAAAAGCTGGAACAGAAAGTAGCGGTCAGGACCGCCGAAATTCAGGTACAGAAAGAGGAGATCGAACGGCAGAAGCAGCTGGTAGAGCAAAAATCCAGGTTTAAGGAGCAATTCTTTGCCAATATGAGCCATGAAATCCGCACGCCGATGACGGCCATTCTGGGTATGTCCGAGCTGATTTTTGATACACCTCTCAATGAAAAACAGCTCGAATACGCCCGTGGGATCCGGTATTCGTCGGAAAACCTGCTGGCGATCATCAACGACGTGCTCGATTATTCCAAAATCGAAGCAGGCAAATTCTCATTTATCAACAAGCCTTTCCAGGTCGGTGACCGGATGGAGCGGTTGGGTTATATCCTGCGGGTAATTGCCGAAGAAAAAGGGTTGGAACTCCGCATCACCGTCGATTCCGACGTGAGCCCACAGGTGATCGGCGACCCGATCCGCCTGCATCAAATCCTGCTGAACCTGGCCGGTAATGCCGTGAAGTTTACCGAAAACGGCTCCGTTTCGATTCATGTGGCGGTACTTTCACGCGATGCCGGCCAGGAGCAGTTGCAATTCAGCGTCGCAGATACCGGCATAGGCATCGCGGAAGACAAGCTGGAATACATTTTCGAAACCTTTACCCGGATCGACGACGACTCCAACAGTCGGCAGTCTGGTACCGGGCTGGGGCTCTTCATTGCGCGGAAGCTGGTGGAGGAACAGGGCGGCCGTATGCAGGTTACCAGTAGGGTAGGGCACGGGACCGAGTTCCGGTTCGATCTCACATTCGAAATATGCAGCACATTGGAAGACCATGACGACCCCCGCGCGGACGTGTTGCTTACGGGGCTCTCGGTGCTGCTTGTGGAGGACAACCTTTTCAACCAGGTGGTGGCCGAAGAAACGCTGAAAAAGATGATCCGCGATGTGCGCGTCACCGTCGCCGACAATGGCGCGATCGCATTACAAAAGCTGGATGAAACGCACTTCGATATAATCCTTATGGACGTAAAGATGCCCGTCATGGACGGTTACACGGCGACGCGCGCCATACGCGCACGGGAGAACGGTGCCCGCGTGCCCATCCTCGCATTTACGTCCAATGCCAACCCGACGGAAGCTGAAAAGTGCCGCGATGCCGGAATGGACGATTACATTACCAAGCCCATTGAAGCAAAGAAACTGAAATACAAGATCCGGAAGCTGGTGCAATCCCGGGAAACGGCGGCATCGACGCCGACGATCATCCGGCCGGAAATGCAGTAG
- a CDS encoding LytR/AlgR family response regulator transcription factor, whose translation MKYLIVEDERFAAEELKRMMTALRPGYVLEKRTKTVIETITFLKTVKVDLILLDIRLADGSCFEIFNHVEVKTPVIFTTAYDEHAIRAFKLNSIDYLLKPFEEVSWNRPWSSWNISFIAPLFDRIPAASLTCFRRAQKTVS comes from the coding sequence ATGAAATACCTGATCGTAGAAGACGAACGGTTTGCCGCCGAAGAGCTGAAACGCATGATGACGGCGTTGCGTCCAGGTTACGTGTTGGAGAAACGGACCAAGACTGTGATTGAAACCATAACCTTCCTAAAAACGGTAAAGGTTGATTTGATCCTCTTGGACATCAGGCTCGCTGATGGCAGTTGTTTTGAGATATTCAACCACGTCGAGGTAAAAACCCCGGTTATATTCACAACTGCTTATGATGAACATGCGATCAGGGCGTTCAAGTTAAATAGCATCGACTACCTGCTCAAACCCTTTGAAGAAGTGAGCTGGAATCGGCCCTGGTCAAGTTGGAACATATCTTTCATAGCTCCTTTGTTCGACCGGATCCCGGCAGCTTCCCTCACCTGCTTCCGGCGAGCACAAAAAACCGTTTCCTGA
- a CDS encoding lysophospholipid acyltransferase family protein: MKVKRALEYIGYKSAYGFVYVMSLAPMTLLYGMATVAFILAYYVPGYRKAVAVQNVARSFPDMRYGEVVGIVRKFYSCFTAYLAEIVKSISAPAAVLGKRMVFENVELIRTHLNAGTNVIVCLGHCGNWEMLSLMPYKLGLDMYAVYKPLRSQTMDKLMIKLRSRFGMKLIPDKQVTRHILTRRSAPAAYLFLADQCPSVGDDSIRLDLLGQPTYVVSGMERLARQSGSAVVFLHVTQLSKGYYEVRCLPVCAQAQCTVNGEITRKYVSLLENNILAEPYGWLWTHKRWKR; encoded by the coding sequence ATGAAAGTCAAGCGCGCATTGGAATACATCGGGTACAAGAGCGCCTATGGTTTCGTGTATGTAATGAGCCTGGCCCCGATGACGCTGCTGTACGGCATGGCTACGGTCGCCTTCATTTTAGCCTATTACGTGCCCGGATACAGAAAGGCGGTGGCGGTTCAGAACGTGGCCCGCTCTTTCCCGGACATGCGGTATGGTGAGGTGGTCGGCATTGTCAGAAAATTTTACAGCTGTTTCACCGCCTATCTCGCTGAAATCGTAAAAAGTATTTCGGCACCGGCAGCGGTGCTCGGCAAACGGATGGTTTTCGAGAACGTTGAGCTTATCAGAACGCACCTGAATGCCGGAACGAATGTCATTGTCTGCCTGGGGCACTGCGGTAACTGGGAGATGCTTAGTTTGATGCCCTACAAACTTGGCCTGGACATGTATGCCGTGTATAAGCCTCTGCGTTCGCAAACTATGGACAAACTCATGATTAAACTGCGGTCGCGGTTCGGCATGAAGCTTATACCCGACAAGCAGGTGACGCGGCATATCCTCACCAGGAGATCAGCACCAGCCGCGTATCTGTTCCTGGCAGATCAGTGCCCATCCGTCGGGGATGATAGCATCAGGCTCGACTTACTTGGCCAGCCCACATATGTCGTCTCAGGCATGGAGAGACTGGCACGGCAGAGCGGATCGGCGGTGGTGTTCCTGCATGTGACACAGCTTTCGAAGGGATATTACGAAGTGCGCTGCCTGCCGGTATGTGCCCAGGCGCAGTGCACGGTCAACGGAGAAATCACGAGAAAGTACGTCTCACTGCTTGAAAACAATATCCTCGCAGAGCCGTATGGTTGGTTATGGACCCACAAGCGCTGGAAAAGATAG
- a CDS encoding DUF6268 family outer membrane beta-barrel protein — MKSASLFATMLGTLLCLKANAQQASFKTEFIGNSGYWFLPSGDKPKEKIGDSKGSSIVYQGAVNIPLSTRLNEHNRPTAWGVGFSGAYAYLNNEHFAGEMVSEIMNLQAGIYHLRPLNEKWSLRASVGIGVFTPSTDFSNIGFKNVLGSAGVVFIRHLKPNLSIGGGLALNSSLGYPMVFPAVYVNWKRHGKFNVSAELIDGLDVAASYKLNDHLKLSWVLEMNGQVALLEKEGKDVIFSHQYIVTGLRPEVKLGKTGLTATAMVGLNLYRPAAYSDRTLKGMFASNNDYYFSASPYASIGLKWDLKR, encoded by the coding sequence ATGAAATCAGCATCATTATTTGCAACAATGCTCGGGACCTTGCTTTGTCTGAAAGCAAACGCGCAACAAGCCTCTTTTAAGACCGAGTTCATTGGTAATTCAGGTTACTGGTTTTTGCCAAGTGGGGATAAGCCGAAAGAAAAGATCGGTGACAGCAAAGGATCTTCCATTGTGTACCAGGGCGCAGTGAATATCCCATTGTCAACCAGACTCAATGAACATAACCGCCCCACTGCCTGGGGTGTGGGTTTCAGCGGTGCTTACGCATACCTGAATAATGAGCATTTCGCCGGCGAAATGGTGTCCGAGATCATGAACCTGCAAGCGGGCATTTACCACCTGCGGCCGCTCAATGAGAAATGGTCCCTCAGGGCGAGTGTGGGTATAGGTGTATTCACTCCATCGACGGATTTTTCTAATATCGGGTTCAAAAACGTACTCGGAAGTGCCGGCGTAGTTTTTATCCGCCATTTGAAACCAAACTTGTCGATTGGTGGCGGTTTGGCGCTGAACAGTTCGCTGGGCTATCCGATGGTGTTTCCGGCCGTGTATGTGAACTGGAAGCGCCACGGCAAGTTCAATGTGAGCGCTGAATTGATTGACGGCCTGGACGTGGCGGCCAGCTACAAGCTAAATGACCACTTGAAGCTTTCGTGGGTATTGGAAATGAATGGCCAAGTGGCCCTGCTTGAAAAGGAGGGTAAAGATGTGATATTCTCTCACCAATACATAGTCACCGGGCTGCGTCCGGAAGTGAAGTTGGGGAAAACCGGGCTTACGGCGACGGCCATGGTTGGGCTGAACCTGTACCGCCCGGCTGCATACAGCGACAGGACGTTGAAGGGGATGTTTGCCTCCAATAATGACTACTACTTTTCTGCATCTCCCTATGCGTCCATTGGCCTGAAATGGGATTTGAAACGATGA
- a CDS encoding sensor histidine kinase yields the protein MARQISGFNFKHIFIFIFSSLVYALCQMLLSNIVMQDDLWRKFAVQLTAHYVVVVVMCAADYNLLLFLNKHFPYSKNVLYRIIADLVGLTLICFALLWIFDLMLYKILLISAAGLPPFTTKFALGILTNAPIMLVFELIHYFRSEQKAIADSEKAKREVLLFQHETLKAQINPHFLFNSLNVLSSLIYLNPKNANKFTKALSRSYRYVLSLNQQPAVTVAEEMEALDSYIFLMQMRFENAFTFKVHQSGGIENNKIVPLTMQLLMENVFKHNIATEEAPLDIQITIGNEHIIVENQVRPSSNADKSGIGLKYLKKQYQLYGKEIAVEHTGNQFIVKVPYIEP from the coding sequence ATGGCGCGTCAGATTAGCGGCTTTAACTTCAAGCATATCTTCATTTTTATATTTTCATCGCTGGTGTACGCATTATGCCAGATGCTGCTGAGCAATATCGTCATGCAGGATGATTTATGGAGAAAGTTTGCCGTCCAGTTGACGGCCCATTATGTGGTGGTGGTCGTGATGTGCGCCGCGGATTATAACTTGCTGCTGTTTTTGAATAAACATTTTCCCTATTCAAAGAACGTCTTGTACCGCATCATCGCCGACCTGGTGGGATTGACTTTGATATGTTTTGCGCTGCTATGGATTTTTGATTTGATGCTCTACAAAATATTGCTCATTTCCGCTGCGGGATTGCCTCCGTTTACAACCAAATTTGCATTGGGCATCCTCACCAATGCGCCTATAATGCTCGTCTTTGAGTTGATCCATTATTTTCGGTCCGAACAGAAGGCGATTGCCGATTCCGAAAAGGCGAAACGTGAAGTGCTGTTGTTTCAGCATGAGACATTAAAAGCACAGATAAACCCGCATTTTTTGTTCAATTCCCTCAATGTGCTATCATCGCTCATATACCTGAACCCCAAGAATGCCAATAAGTTTACCAAGGCGCTTTCCAGAAGTTACCGGTACGTGCTTTCCCTGAACCAGCAGCCTGCCGTCACGGTCGCAGAGGAAATGGAGGCGCTTGATTCGTACATTTTCCTGATGCAGATGCGGTTTGAAAACGCTTTCACTTTTAAGGTTCATCAATCGGGTGGGATTGAAAACAATAAAATTGTTCCGCTCACCATGCAGCTTCTTATGGAGAATGTGTTCAAGCACAATATTGCCACCGAGGAAGCACCTTTGGATATTCAGATTACGATTGGAAACGAACATATTATCGTGGAAAATCAGGTACGACCGTCCAGCAACGCAGACAAAAGTGGTATCGGACTAAAATACCTGAAAAAGCAGTATCAACTGTATGGTAAGGAAATTGCAGTCGAGCATACCGGCAATCAATTCATTGTGAAAGTCCCTTATATTGAGCCATGA
- a CDS encoding LytTR family DNA-binding domain-containing protein codes for MVFLHTFNDKRYIVNYTLDQIEQQLDHQLFFRVSRNCIGNLKAIENVAKYFNSRLQVTFSPACPHEVLVSRVRVPDFLKWMDGVLE; via the coding sequence GTGGTTTTTCTGCATACGTTCAACGACAAACGTTACATCGTCAACTATACTTTGGATCAGATTGAACAGCAGCTTGATCATCAGCTGTTTTTCCGAGTTTCGCGCAACTGCATTGGCAATCTGAAAGCCATAGAAAATGTAGCCAAATACTTCAACAGCCGGTTGCAGGTTACCTTTTCGCCGGCATGCCCGCATGAAGTGCTCGTTAGCCGCGTGCGCGTGCCCGACTTTCTGAAATGGATGGACGGCGTTTTGGAATAG
- a CDS encoding pentapeptide repeat-containing protein: protein MYQYPDDESYHNECFSDIRDVKSDFSKRQFFNCVFRHCRFERSNFSSCNFINCQFTRCELYRVDVQHTGFRNAIFDECAIVGVEFSKCNASLLSFAFSRCVLDYSSFAGTRIATTRFDKCTLRNVDFAGVDLTGSSFENCDLSAARFENTILDEADFESAFNFTIDPRLNRIKNTSFSRQNITGLLDRFEIKIREPQSYCEQILDTLMLPCF from the coding sequence ATGTATCAATATCCCGATGACGAGTCCTATCACAATGAGTGTTTTTCTGATATTAGAGATGTGAAATCGGATTTTAGTAAGCGCCAGTTTTTTAATTGCGTGTTCCGGCATTGCCGGTTCGAAAGGTCGAATTTCAGCAGCTGTAACTTCATCAATTGCCAATTTACCCGTTGCGAGCTGTATCGTGTCGATGTTCAGCATACCGGCTTTCGCAATGCGATTTTCGATGAATGTGCAATTGTGGGGGTAGAATTTTCAAAGTGTAATGCATCTTTGCTGTCCTTCGCGTTTTCCAGGTGCGTTTTGGATTATTCGAGTTTCGCCGGGACTCGCATTGCGACGACAAGATTCGATAAATGCACTCTGCGCAATGTAGACTTCGCCGGAGTAGATCTGACGGGGTCTTCTTTTGAGAACTGCGATCTTTCGGCTGCAAGGTTTGAAAATACCATATTGGACGAGGCTGATTTTGAATCGGCTTTTAATTTTACTATCGATCCAAGGCTCAACCGAATTAAAAACACATCATTTTCCAGGCAAAATATCACCGGGCTTCTGGACAGATTTGAGATAAAGATACGTGAGCCCCAATCATATTGTGAGCAGATACTGGACACGCTTATGCTCCCATGCTTTTAA